The Musa acuminata AAA Group cultivar baxijiao chromosome BXJ2-2, Cavendish_Baxijiao_AAA, whole genome shotgun sequence genome contains the following window.
GTCCTATTCTTTTTTatccataaaaatttatgtaaatTTATCTTGAAGCATATCTTTTTTTGGTAAATGAATAAATATATCTTTATCTTTCAGGTATATTATGTGACCTATATCTAGTCAAATCGAATAGAACTAATCgagttcaatatatatatattttttttcttgcctTTCTCATTCGTTACCCTTCTATCGCTCGTTTGCCACTGCTCATCTATCATCATCTCTTTTTAtctcttttctcttttatctTGTTGTAAGAGAAGAAAGATGAGTAAAACTAAGATAAGAAGGCTGAAGAGGAAAAGACAAGAGAGAAGTTCCTTGGTTGATCTGAACTAGGGTGACTTGAATCAAATCACTAATTCGAATCGGTTGTCTAACTCGGGATTCGTAAATTAAAAAATCAAGTAACCCTAgttaaattctcaatataaaggtGCTATGGGGTGAAAACAAATTAAtagaatttttaataatttattctttttttttatttttttagttgcTATGATATAAATGGAAGTCACAACAATATTATAAATTATAGTCATGATTATTCGAAAAAACTGAGATCGTAATTCACGACTCGCACAAAGAATGATAAATAAGAGAGTAAATAGTGGAGAAAgacaataatatttatgattgatTCTTTTGGAATAAGAGAGACAATATTAGTACGAGAAAATAAAAGTTGTGATTAGTATGTGATAAAATAGTACAATAAGATCATTGAGAATTTAgtctttgataataaaaaaaagactgATTGAGCTGCTCATTCAGCATGTTTAAATGTAACATCCAATGCTGATATTGAAATATATCAAGTTACTTCTCCATCAATATCAACACTTTTGCTCGATGTCTTTCCTCTATGCTTAATGAAGCTTGCACGAATAAACTCATCACCCCTTTTAACTTGAATAAACTCAAGATATATCAGTATTATATGTATCATCGGTGGAAATGATacgctaaaattatttttaaatgaatGACAAGTTTTTAATTTGAATAGACATGTCCTTTCAAACGAATAGGCAATCTTTCACAACGACTTTTTATCCGAATAAACATATGACCATTACCCAAACGGACATGTGTTTTCACCCTTATGAGTCTTATGGAaaactaaaatttattttttgtttgcatTCATTTAACGTAAATCAAAAAAGAGACTACTAAATCTGACGATATTCTTGATCGAAGATGATGAGAATGATAGACAAAAATTGGCAGTGAAAGCATAGTGATTTTTTGTacaaaaattatatcatcaatAACTTGGACAATGCATTATATAACATATATAACCCAATAAGTTTTACAAAGGAATTATGGGAGTTCctcgataatatatatatatatatatatatatatatatatatatatatatatatatatatatatatatatatatatatatatatatatataattaaaagatGTTGGCTCAAAAAAATTTATAGttggtaaatttttttattatttcaaaatGATTAGATTCTAAGACAAGTGTGTTTTATTTCAAGTTTTTGCAATTACTAAAAGATTATTGCAAAGacttcaaaaattattttgaagcaTAAGAGAAAGGAAATGAGACATGAAGATTTCATTGTCAAATTGAGGATATAGGAAGATAATATAATTtcgaaaaagaaaatatatgaagCCACCAATAGAGTATGGCAGGATGGCCTTAGATGAGCAAAAAGAGAAAGTATTCAGGTGATAATCTTATTTGCCACAAACAAGAATAGCAAGTCAAGGATTATCAACAAAAGAGATaattcaagaaagatcaagtgcAGCTGATCGAAAAAGATAGGTTGTCAAAAGATGTGTCTGATTTAATACTTtctactctatatatatatatatatatatatatatatatatatatatatatatatatatatgtaatatatatttgtttgtttatttatttatatatttaagaaTGAGGATGGCCTCGATATCAAAGACCTTCATTCATTCAAATCTGTTCAATAGTATTCTGCAACAATTGAGGAATTTTGATCACATACAAATCATCCGAGTGAAAAAGaggccctttttttattttttttattgaagatggacTGCTTCTGTTTTTTGTGGCAAGGAAACATGCCAAATCAACTTTGTCATATACTCTCCTTTGATAATGAGGGATCTTTTTTATGTTCCAAACTGGTTTAaacttataaattttaattttcgaaaaaaaaaagaaagttacTATCCCAGAATGCTTGGGAAAACAATAATGATGTCTTGCTAACTACGTTTCCATTTCATTCGGTCCTTAACATCACAGCAATGACCAATTAATTCTTCGTCAACACAATCCACTCGGACAATCAACATCAAACGCCATGCATGGTTCTGGACTGCTGATGGAAGAACTGCATCCTAAATGAGCCGACGCTAAAATTTCTGGAAAGAAAGCAAGAACGTCATGTGCTCATTTGGATCCGATTCTATGAAATATAAAACCATGTGAGCTAGCAAATGATCATCCAAGATTGGTTTGTAGCTCTGTACACGTGAGAAGATAAAAGTTGTGTGTAGAGGTGAAACATATCAAGTGTTGTGCTATTTTTCATGGTATTACTCATACATGAGAAACAATGGTGATCTTATTTCTTAATACAAGGGCCAAGTATATAATAATCATCGTATCCCACACGTATGCTACCATctctttattcttcttcttcttcttcttcttcttcttcttcttcttatataTCTCACAGAAATAAATGTGCAAAGGACTACCAAATGATTCTTCGGTAGCAACAGCTTCGGTAAATGAATGATAATTAATCTGAGAATGCACTCGGTTTGGTTTGCAATAGTGAATGAAGAAACCGGCAGGCAAACCTCGAAGCTCCTTTCCTCCTCATCAAACCAAATCATTTATACCTTCCCTGAAAGATTCTCGTCATGCATGCGTGTTAAACGAACACAATCCGATGATGTATATCTTTAAAGATACGACGAACTAACTCCGACATTGCAGCCTTGGGAGGCTTATTGTTGAccgagtaataataataataataataataataataataataataataataataataataataataataataataataataattttgtttTTGTGCGTAGCATTATGTATAGCATTTTTTTGCCGATATCTTAGCCAAAGCCTCCTCCGATCCTCCGATCGACGCGGCCGAACCGCACGCCTCCAACGTCCCCTTCCTACGTCGACCGACCACTTGTTCCGTCTTCATGGTCTTTCTCTCTCCCTCGCTGCACATCCTCTGTATATAAATGAGCCCATTCCATTGCATCCTTCATCGCTCGCTCGGGGTCATCCTCTTCCCTTTAGGGTAACCCCACCGCTTCCCCGCCCCTTCCATGCAACAATAAGCCTCCAGTCCGTGGGGCACTGCAACAACTCTGGCAGATCTGTAAGAGACTTAGCTCTCCTTATACTAGGAATAAAGGCCGAAGCTTGGTAGCCACCTAGCCATGGGGAACAACAAGGTCGCTGTTCTCAGTATCTCCGCCATCGTCCTCGTGGCCGTCGTCGCCACGGTGGCGGTCACCGTTTCTAACCGCCGCTCCCAATCCGCTGACCCTCAGCTCTCAACCTCCGTGAAGAATGTCCAAGATTTCTGCCGGCCGACGGACTACAAGGAAACCTGCGAGAACACGCTGTCGTCCGTGGCGGGTCCCGACGCCGACCCCAAGGAGCTCCTCAATTTGGCCTTCAACATCACCGTCAAACACATCAACGACGCCATCGATCACTCCACGGTGCTGTCGGAGGCTGCCAAGGACCCCAGCACCTCGGAGGCCCTCGAGAATTGCCGTGAGCTTCTCGACTATGCCATCGATGACCTCAGACGGTCGGTTGACCGGCTCGGCGACTTCTCCGTCGCCAACCTCGATAAGTTCCTCGACGACCTCAAGATATGGCTCAGCGCCACCATCACCTACCAGGAGACGTGCGTCGATGGCTTCGAGGGCACCACCACCAACGCTGGAGAGTCCATGCGGAAGATGCTCAACAGCTCCTCCGAGCTGACCAGCAACATTTTGGCCATCGTCAACAACTTCGACGATACCTTGTCCTCGCTCAATCTCCCAATCAACCGCAAGCTCCTCGCCGAGGGATACCCGTCGTACGTCACCCCCGGCAAGAGAAGGCTGCTCGCGACCAGCACGGCGGATCTGAAACCCAACGTCGTAGTAGCTCAGGATGGCAGCGGCGACGTCAAGACCATTGGCGAGGCCATCTCCCGCGTCCCAAATAAGGGCGCCGATATCTTCATCATTCACATCAAGGAAGGAGAGTACAAGGAGAAAGTACACGTCAACAAGAGCGCCACCAACGTGATGTTGATCGGCGATGGGCCAACCAAGACTAAGATCACCGGCAGCCTCAACTACGTAGATGGCACCCGGACCTTCGACACCGCCACTGTTGGTGAGCGCACCACCATTTCCATGTCCATGTTCTGGGCTAATTACAAACGCCACGTGCCATTTGGCCCATTTACTGATGTCTCTAATTCAAAATTAATGGCCTATGAACGCAGCCGTCGTCGGAGATGGATTCGTCGCCAAGGACCTCTGGATCGAGAATTCTGCTGGCGCCGAAAAGCATCAGGCGGTAGCCCTCCGGGTACAGTCCGACATGTCCGTCTTCTACAACTGCCGGATCGACGGGTATCAGGACACGCTCTACGTTCACACCCACCGCCAGTTCTACCGCGACTGCACCATCTCCGGCACAATCGACTTCATCTTCGGGGACTCCGCCTCCATCTTCCAGAACTGCCTGATTCTGGCAAGGAAGCCGCTCGACAACCAGCAGAACATCGTGACGGCGCAGGGACGCAAGATGCGGCAGCAGGCCTCCGCCATCATCCTCCACAACTGCACCATCAGCGCCGACCCCGCCTACTACGACTTCCGCACCAAGCTGCCCACCTTCCTCGGCCGGCCATGGAAGATGTACTCGAGGACCTTCATATTGCAGTCCCAGATCGACGACCTGATCCACCCCGACGGGTGGCTGCCCTGGTTCGGTGACTTCGGGCTCAACACGTGCTTCTACACCGAGGTCGACAACCGTGGACCCGGCGCCGACAAGAGCAAGAGGGTGACGTGGAAGGGGGTGAAGAACATCGACTACGCTCACGCGAAGAAGTTCAGCGTCCAGCAGTTCCTCCACGGTGGCAAATGGCTGCCCAGGACCGGCGTCCCCTTCACTGCCGAGCTGCTGCCGGAAGGATCCCTGAAGTAATCAACCAAGCTCTTGGAACCGGAATAGCTaaatctcatcatgattcaaAGGAGGTTTTGCCCTTCTGTAGTTGCCTTTGCATGGATGTACTGTTAAAGAAGACGATGCTCTTCTGGTGAACTCAGTGCCTCTATTTTTACTATGGATGAACAACATCGGCATTCATTTCGCttccatatgtatatatatatatatatatatatatatatatatatacatatatatatatatacatatacatatatatacatatacatatatatacatatacatatacatatatatacatatacatatacatatatatacatatacatatacatatatatacatatacatatatatatatatacatatacatatatatatatacatatatatatatatatacatatatatatatacatatatatatacatatatatataaatatatatatatacatatatatatacatatatatacatatatatatacatatatatatacatatatatatatatatatatatatatacaaactagGTTCAAcaataaacatatatacatatatatatatatatacatatatacatatatatatacatataaatatatatatacatatatatatatatatatacatatatatatacatatatatatatatatatacatatatatatacatatatatatatatatacatatatatatatatatatatacatatatatatatatatacatatatatatacatatatatatacatatatatatatatatacatatatatatatatatatatacatatatattatatatatatgtatatatatatatatatacatatatatatatacatacatatatatatatatacatatatatatatacatacatatatatatatacatacatatatatacatatatatacatatatatacatacatatatatatatatatacatacatatatatatatatatatatacatatatatacatatatacatatatatacatacatatatatatatatacatacatatatatatatatacatatatatacatatatatacatatatacatatatatacatatatatacatatatacaaacatatatatacatatatacatatatatacatacatatatatatatatatatacatatatatacatatatatatatatacatatatatatatacatatatatatatatatatacatatatatatatatatatatatatatatatatatatatatatatatatatatatatatacatatatatatacatatatacatatatatatacatatatacatatatacatatatacatatatacatatatacatatatacatatatacatatatacatatatacatatatacatatatatacatatatatacatatatacatacatatatacatatatacatatatatatacatatatacatatatatacatatatatatacatatatacatatatatacatatatatatatatatatatacatttatatacatatatatacatatatatacatacatatatatatatatatatatacatatatatacatatatatatatatacatatatatacatatatatacatatatatacatatatatacatatatatacatatatatatatatacatacatatatatacatatatatatatatacatatatacacatatatacatatatatacatatatatacatatatacatatatatacatatatatacatatatacatatatatacatatatatacatatatatatatatacatatatacatatatatatatatatacatatatacatatatatatacatatatacatatatacatatatacatatatacatatatacatatatatatacatatatacatatatacatatatatacatatatacatatttatatacatatatatatatatatatatatatacatatatacatatatatatacatatatacatatatatatacatatatacatatatacatatatacatatatacatatatacatatatatatacatatatacatatatacatatatacatatatatatacatatatacatatatatacatatatatatatatatatatacatatatatacatatatatacatatatatacatacatatatatatatacatatatatacatatatatacatatatatacatatatatacatatatatacatatatatacatatatatacatatatatacatatatatacatatatatacatatatatacatatacatacatatatatatacatacatatatatacatatatatatatatacatatatacacatatatacatatatatacatatatatacatatatatatacatatatatacatatatatacatatatacatatatatacatatatatacatatatatatatacatatatacaaatatatatacatatatacatatatacatatatacatatatacatatatacatatatatatacatatatacatatatacatatatatacatatatacatatatatatacatatatacatatatatacatatatatatatatacatatatatacatatatatacatatatatacatacatatatatgtatatatatgtatatatacatatatatatatatatatatacatatatatatatatatacatatatatatatacatatatatatatatatacatatatatatacatatatatatacatatatatatatatacatatatatatacatatatatatacatatatatatatatacatatatatatacatatatatatatatacatatatacatacatatatatatacatacatacatatatacatacatacatatatatatacatacatatatatatacatacatatatatatatatatacatacatatatatatatatacatacatatatatatatatacatacatatatatatatatatacatatatatatatatacatacatatatatatatatatatacatacatatatatatatatacatacatatatatatatatacatacatatacatatatatacatatatacatatatatacatatatatacatatatacaaacatatatat
Protein-coding sequences here:
- the LOC135604896 gene encoding putative pectinesterase/pectinesterase inhibitor 28 codes for the protein MGNNKVAVLSISAIVLVAVVATVAVTVSNRRSQSADPQLSTSVKNVQDFCRPTDYKETCENTLSSVAGPDADPKELLNLAFNITVKHINDAIDHSTVLSEAAKDPSTSEALENCRELLDYAIDDLRRSVDRLGDFSVANLDKFLDDLKIWLSATITYQETCVDGFEGTTTNAGESMRKMLNSSSELTSNILAIVNNFDDTLSSLNLPINRKLLAEGYPSYVTPGKRRLLATSTADLKPNVVVAQDGSGDVKTIGEAISRVPNKGADIFIIHIKEGEYKEKVHVNKSATNVMLIGDGPTKTKITGSLNYVDGTRTFDTATVAVVGDGFVAKDLWIENSAGAEKHQAVALRVQSDMSVFYNCRIDGYQDTLYVHTHRQFYRDCTISGTIDFIFGDSASIFQNCLILARKPLDNQQNIVTAQGRKMRQQASAIILHNCTISADPAYYDFRTKLPTFLGRPWKMYSRTFILQSQIDDLIHPDGWLPWFGDFGLNTCFYTEVDNRGPGADKSKRVTWKGVKNIDYAHAKKFSVQQFLHGGKWLPRTGVPFTAELLPEGSLK